From the genome of Gemmatimonadota bacterium, one region includes:
- a CDS encoding amino acid ABC transporter ATP-binding protein, whose amino-acid sequence MIAFEDVSKWFGTFQVLRDVDLSIGEGECVVVCGPSGSGKSTLIRCINRLETHDRGVVRVHGVPLGPGERLPRELRGKIGMVFQSFNLFPHMTVLRNLALAPMRNLGMDKEKAEETALSYLERVHIGDQAEKYPDQLSGGQQQRVAIARALCMRPDILLFDEPTSSLDPEMIREVLDVIFELTDSGITMVCVTHEMGFARKVSDRVVFMDHGEIVESAAPDAFFDAPREERTRAFLNQILHYEASA is encoded by the coding sequence ATTATCGCGTTTGAAGACGTAAGCAAGTGGTTCGGGACGTTCCAGGTGCTCCGGGACGTGGACCTGAGCATCGGCGAAGGCGAGTGCGTCGTCGTCTGTGGTCCGTCCGGTTCGGGCAAGTCCACGCTGATCCGCTGCATCAACCGGCTGGAAACCCACGACCGGGGCGTGGTCCGGGTCCACGGCGTCCCGCTGGGACCGGGCGAGCGGCTTCCCCGCGAACTGCGCGGGAAGATCGGCATGGTGTTCCAGAGCTTCAACCTGTTCCCCCACATGACCGTCCTGCGGAACCTGGCCCTCGCCCCCATGCGCAATCTCGGGATGGATAAGGAGAAGGCGGAAGAAACCGCCCTGTCCTATCTTGAGCGCGTGCACATCGGGGACCAGGCCGAAAAGTACCCCGACCAGCTCTCCGGCGGGCAGCAGCAACGCGTGGCGATCGCCCGGGCGCTGTGCATGCGGCCCGATATCCTGCTCTTCGACGAACCCACGTCGTCGCTCGACCCGGAAATGATCCGTGAGGTCCTCGACGTGATCTTCGAACTCACGGACAGCGGCATCACCATGGTCTGCGTGACCCACGAAATGGGTTTCGCCCGCAAGGTTTCCGACCGGGTCGTCTTCATGGACCACGGCGAGATCGTCGAGAGCGCCGCGCCGGACGCCTTCTTCGACGCGCCCAGGGAAGAACGGACCCGGGCCTTCCTCAACCAGATCCTCCACTACGAGGCTTCGGCGTGA